In a genomic window of Mycolicibacter heraklionensis:
- the ypfJ gene encoding KPN_02809 family neutral zinc metallopeptidase, whose translation MTFNEGMQIDTSTTSSGGGGRGMAIGGGVAGLVILVVALLLGADPGDVLSQQPVDPGQYTAPGFDLDKCRTGQDANKYVQCRVVATANSVDAVWSDLLRGYTRPRVQLFSGQTSTACGAASSAVGPFYCPADQTAYFDTDFFKVLVDRFGSSSGPLAQEYVVAHEFGHHVQNLLGVLGRAQTGAQGASGAGVRTELQADCYAGVWAHYASVTKQEGTGVPFLKPLTDQDISDALSAASSVGDDRIQEAATGRVNPESWTHGASAQRQHWFTVGYQTGDPNQCDTFAASDLG comes from the coding sequence ATGACCTTCAACGAGGGTATGCAGATCGATACCAGCACCACCTCCTCAGGCGGCGGCGGCCGTGGGATGGCGATCGGTGGCGGCGTGGCCGGCCTGGTGATCCTGGTGGTGGCGCTGTTGCTGGGGGCCGATCCCGGCGATGTGCTCAGCCAACAGCCCGTGGATCCGGGCCAGTACACGGCACCGGGTTTCGACCTCGATAAGTGCCGGACCGGCCAAGACGCCAACAAATACGTGCAGTGCCGGGTGGTCGCCACGGCCAACTCGGTGGATGCGGTGTGGTCAGACCTGCTGCGCGGGTACACCCGTCCGCGCGTGCAGCTGTTCAGCGGACAGACGTCCACCGCCTGTGGGGCGGCCAGCAGTGCCGTCGGACCGTTCTACTGCCCCGCGGACCAGACCGCCTACTTCGATACCGACTTCTTCAAGGTGCTGGTCGACCGGTTCGGCTCCAGCAGCGGGCCGCTCGCGCAGGAGTACGTGGTCGCCCACGAGTTCGGCCACCACGTGCAGAACCTGCTCGGCGTGCTCGGCCGGGCTCAAACCGGAGCCCAGGGCGCGTCCGGTGCCGGCGTGCGCACCGAGCTGCAGGCCGACTGCTACGCCGGGGTGTGGGCGCACTATGCGTCGGTGACCAAGCAGGAGGGCACCGGGGTGCCGTTCCTGAAGCCGCTCACTGACCAGGACATCAGCGATGCGTTGTCGGCGGCGTCGTCGGTGGGTGACGACCGCATCCAGGAGGCCGCCACCGGCCGGGTCAATCCGGAGTCCTGGACCCACGGCGCGTCGGCGCAGCGTCAGCACTGGTTCACCGTCGGCTATCAGACCGGAGACCCCAACCAGTGCGACACCTTCGCCGCCAGCGACTTGGGCTAA
- a CDS encoding dihydrodipicolinate synthase family protein has product MAAQLHGVIGYPVTPFRDGGIDTVVLATVIDRLIEAGVHAIAPLGSTGELAYLDEGEFDTCVDASIDAVAGRLPVLVGVSDLTTAGTVRRARYAARAGADAVMVAPVSYWKLSEREIIAHYAAISDAIDIDIVAYNNPATSGVDMSPELLVGMFESIEHVTMVKESTGDLSRMQRIAELTGGRLPFFNGSNPLVLDALRAGAAGWCTAAPNLRPQPCLELYTAVTAGELDRAQALYHELKPLLEFIVAGGLPTTVKAGLDMLGVPAGEPRRPLLPLDEAGRAELRGLLAV; this is encoded by the coding sequence GTGGCAGCACAGTTGCACGGCGTTATCGGCTATCCGGTGACACCGTTCCGTGACGGCGGCATCGACACCGTGGTCCTGGCCACCGTCATCGACCGGCTGATCGAGGCCGGGGTGCACGCCATCGCCCCATTGGGCAGCACCGGCGAGCTCGCCTACCTCGACGAGGGTGAATTCGACACCTGCGTCGACGCCTCGATCGACGCAGTCGCCGGACGGCTGCCCGTGCTGGTGGGGGTGTCGGACCTGACCACCGCAGGTACCGTGCGCCGCGCCCGCTATGCCGCGCGGGCCGGCGCCGACGCGGTGATGGTCGCACCGGTGTCGTACTGGAAACTCTCCGAACGCGAGATCATCGCGCACTACGCGGCCATCTCGGACGCCATCGACATCGACATCGTGGCGTACAACAACCCGGCGACCTCCGGGGTCGACATGAGTCCGGAACTGCTGGTCGGCATGTTCGAGAGCATCGAGCACGTCACGATGGTCAAGGAGTCCACCGGCGACCTGAGCCGGATGCAGCGGATCGCCGAGCTGACCGGCGGGCGGCTGCCGTTCTTCAACGGCAGCAACCCGCTGGTGCTCGACGCGCTGCGTGCCGGCGCCGCCGGCTGGTGCACCGCGGCGCCCAATCTGCGTCCGCAGCCGTGCCTGGAGCTCTACACCGCGGTCACGGCCGGTGAGCTGGACCGGGCCCAGGCGCTTTACCACGAACTCAAGCCGCTGCTGGAGTTCATCGTGGCCGGCGGCCTGCCCACCACGGTCAAGGCCGGCCTGGACATGCTCGGGGTACCGGCTGGCGAACCGCGCCGCCCACTGTTGCCGCTCGACGAGGCCGGCCGTGCCGAGCTGCGCGGGCTACTCGCGGTTTAG
- a CDS encoding aldolase, whose translation MGTTFDHSKSDLMQRAEQRFAENFAGTQWSTRQKLALTCRALSDRGHDSGLAGQITARAEAPGTYYTQRLGLGFDEITDANLLLVDEDLNVIEGEGMANPANRFHSWIYRARPDVQCIVHTHPFHVAALSMLETPLVVSHMDTTPLYDDCAFLPLWPGVPVGNEEGEIISAALGDKKAILLAHHGQIVAGASVEEACSLAVLIERAAALQLAAMAAGTIKELPEKLAREAHDWTLLPNRSQANFAYYARRALAGHPDAITR comes from the coding sequence ATGGGCACCACATTCGACCATTCCAAATCCGATCTCATGCAACGCGCGGAGCAACGCTTCGCGGAGAACTTCGCCGGAACCCAGTGGTCCACTCGCCAAAAGCTGGCGCTGACCTGCCGGGCGCTGTCCGACCGTGGACATGACTCCGGCCTGGCCGGGCAGATCACCGCCCGGGCCGAGGCCCCGGGCACCTACTACACCCAGCGGCTCGGTCTCGGGTTCGACGAGATCACCGACGCTAATCTGCTGCTTGTCGACGAAGACCTGAATGTCATCGAGGGCGAGGGTATGGCCAACCCCGCCAACCGTTTCCACAGCTGGATCTACCGGGCCCGCCCGGATGTGCAGTGCATCGTGCACACCCATCCGTTTCACGTCGCAGCGCTCTCCATGCTGGAAACCCCGCTGGTCGTCTCGCACATGGACACCACACCGCTCTACGACGACTGCGCCTTTCTGCCGCTCTGGCCGGGGGTTCCGGTCGGAAACGAGGAGGGCGAGATCATCTCCGCGGCCCTCGGCGACAAGAAGGCGATCCTGCTGGCGCACCACGGCCAGATCGTGGCCGGCGCCAGCGTGGAGGAGGCCTGCTCACTGGCGGTGCTGATCGAGCGCGCCGCCGCACTGCAACTGGCTGCCATGGCCGCCGGGACCATCAAGGAGCTCCCCGAGAAGCTGGCCCGCGAAGCCCACGACTGGACGCTGCTGCCCAACCGCAGCCAGGCCAACTTCGCCTACTACGCCCGCCGCGCACTGGCCGGGCACCCCGACGCGATCACCCGATAA
- a CDS encoding helix-turn-helix domain-containing protein, with protein MTELLRTVRKQRGLTLEGLAERTGLTKSYLSKIERSRSTPSIATAIKVARALDVDVAQLFSERGHQDMIAVDRAADRGQDRQRYRAIAANMLGKSMSPFVVRPSGHADRRGDGEVDPLHTLHQGQEFVFVHAGTVELEYGDATWTLAAGDSAYFDASISHRIRTVGSQPAEVLVVAETSSQ; from the coding sequence ATGACGGAACTGCTGCGCACCGTTCGCAAGCAGCGAGGCCTCACCCTCGAAGGACTCGCCGAGCGCACGGGACTGACCAAGAGCTACCTGTCCAAGATCGAACGCAGTCGCAGTACGCCGTCCATCGCGACGGCTATCAAGGTGGCGCGGGCCCTGGACGTCGATGTGGCGCAACTGTTCTCCGAGCGCGGGCACCAGGACATGATCGCCGTAGACCGGGCCGCGGACCGCGGCCAGGATCGGCAGCGCTACCGCGCGATAGCCGCGAACATGCTGGGAAAGTCGATGTCCCCGTTCGTGGTTCGCCCCTCCGGGCACGCCGACCGCCGCGGAGACGGTGAAGTCGATCCGCTGCACACGCTCCATCAGGGCCAGGAGTTCGTATTCGTCCATGCCGGGACTGTGGAGCTGGAGTACGGCGACGCCACCTGGACCCTGGCCGCCGGCGACAGCGCCTACTTCGACGCGTCGATCAGCCATCGCATCCGCACCGTCGGAAGCCAGCCCGCCGAGGTGCTCGTCGTTGCCGAGACGAGTTCGCAATGA
- a CDS encoding gamma-glutamylcyclotransferase family protein yields the protein MSTELLFSYGTLQLPEVQRSTFGHELDGRPDAIVGYDLDYVTITDPHVVAVSGSDRHPILRPSEAHDACVPGTVFAISAAQLAAADEYEVDAYRRISVPLRSGARAWVYVFAG from the coding sequence ATGAGCACAGAGCTGCTGTTCTCCTACGGCACGCTGCAGCTACCCGAGGTGCAGCGCAGCACGTTCGGGCACGAGCTCGATGGCCGGCCCGATGCGATCGTCGGCTATGACCTGGACTACGTGACGATCACCGACCCGCACGTGGTGGCCGTCAGTGGCAGCGACCGTCATCCGATCCTGCGTCCGTCGGAGGCGCATGACGCCTGTGTCCCCGGCACGGTGTTCGCGATCAGCGCCGCCCAGCTGGCGGCCGCCGACGAGTACGAAGTCGACGCCTACCGGCGGATTTCGGTGCCCCTGCGCTCCGGTGCGCGAGCCTGGGTGTACGTGTTCGCCGGCTGA
- the hisS gene encoding histidine--tRNA ligase, whose amino-acid sequence MSTFAAPKGVPDYVPPASAGFVAVRDGLLTVARRAGYGDIELPIFEDTALFARGVGESTDVVSKEMYTFADRGDRSVTLRPEGTAGVMRAVIEHGLDRGQLPAKLCYAGPFFRYERPQAGRYRQLQQVGVEAIGVDDPALDAEVIAVADAGFRSLGLDGFRLEITSLGDDTCRPAYRELLQQFLFGLDLDEETRQRAQLNPLRVLDDKRPHVREMTADAPVMLDHLSNAAKAHFDTVLAHLDALGVPYVINPRMVRGLDYYTKTTFEFVHDGLGAQSGIGGGGRYDGLMRQLGGQDLSGIGFGLGVDRTLLALAAEGKAVGQTTRCDVFGVGLSEAAKLRLAVIGAQLRAAGVRVDLAYGDRGLKGAMRAADRSGAVIALVAGDRDLEAGTVGVKNLATGEQVDVPIDGVVAEVRRRLSSA is encoded by the coding sequence GTGAGCACCTTTGCCGCACCCAAAGGGGTGCCCGACTACGTTCCGCCGGCCTCGGCCGGTTTCGTCGCGGTCCGCGACGGACTGCTGACGGTTGCTCGCCGCGCCGGTTACGGCGACATCGAGCTGCCGATCTTCGAGGACACCGCACTGTTCGCCCGCGGGGTGGGGGAGTCCACCGATGTGGTCTCCAAAGAGATGTACACGTTTGCCGATCGCGGCGACCGGTCGGTGACGCTACGGCCCGAGGGCACGGCAGGCGTGATGCGCGCGGTGATCGAGCACGGCCTGGACCGCGGTCAGTTGCCGGCCAAGCTCTGCTATGCGGGGCCGTTCTTCCGTTACGAGCGCCCGCAGGCCGGCCGTTATCGGCAGCTGCAACAGGTCGGGGTCGAGGCGATCGGGGTGGACGATCCGGCGCTGGACGCCGAGGTGATCGCGGTCGCCGACGCCGGCTTCCGCTCGCTGGGCCTGGACGGCTTCCGGCTCGAGATCACCTCGCTGGGTGACGACACCTGCCGACCGGCTTATCGAGAGTTGTTGCAGCAGTTCCTGTTCGGGCTCGATCTCGACGAGGAGACCCGCCAGCGCGCACAGCTGAACCCACTGCGGGTGCTCGACGACAAGCGCCCGCACGTGCGTGAGATGACCGCTGACGCCCCGGTCATGCTCGACCACCTCTCCAATGCGGCCAAGGCACACTTCGACACCGTGTTGGCGCACCTGGACGCGCTCGGGGTGCCCTACGTGATCAACCCGCGGATGGTGCGTGGCCTGGACTACTACACCAAGACCACCTTCGAATTCGTGCACGACGGATTGGGCGCGCAGTCGGGGATCGGCGGCGGCGGCCGCTACGACGGGCTGATGCGTCAGCTCGGGGGACAGGACCTGTCTGGGATCGGCTTCGGGCTCGGCGTGGACCGCACCCTGCTCGCGCTGGCCGCCGAGGGCAAGGCCGTGGGGCAGACCACCCGATGCGATGTGTTCGGAGTGGGCCTGTCCGAGGCGGCCAAACTGCGGCTGGCCGTGATCGGCGCGCAGTTGCGGGCCGCCGGGGTACGAGTGGACCTGGCTTACGGGGACCGCGGCCTCAAAGGAGCGATGCGCGCCGCCGACCGCTCCGGGGCGGTCATCGCCCTGGTTGCCGGGGACCGCGACCTGGAGGCCGGCACAGTCGGCGTGAAGAATCTCGCCACCGGGGAGCAGGTCGACGTGCCGATCGACGGCGTTGTCGCCGAGGTGCGCAGGCGGTTGAGCAGCGCCTGA
- a CDS encoding MBL fold metallo-hydrolase: MLVTGFPAGMLACNCYVLARRQGSDAIVVDPGQRAMARLRRVLDENRLTPSAVLLTHGHIDHIWSAQKVSDTYGCPTYIHPEDRFMLTDPLRSFGTVPGQALFGVLSKAMFAEPKQLIELDRDGDKIGLGDTTVTVDHTPGHTRGSVVFRVEGDAAEVVFSGDTLFQNSVGRTDLPGGSGRDLLTSIVDKLLILDDATVVLPGHGPKTTIGAERRYNPFLEGLSA, from the coding sequence GTGTTGGTCACCGGATTCCCCGCTGGAATGCTGGCGTGCAACTGCTATGTGTTGGCGCGGCGGCAGGGCTCTGACGCGATCGTCGTCGACCCCGGGCAGCGCGCGATGGCCAGGCTGCGGCGTGTTCTTGACGAGAATCGACTGACGCCGTCCGCGGTGTTGCTCACGCACGGCCACATCGACCACATCTGGTCGGCGCAGAAGGTGTCCGACACCTACGGCTGTCCCACCTACATTCACCCCGAGGACCGATTCATGCTCACCGACCCGCTGCGCTCCTTCGGCACGGTGCCCGGGCAGGCGTTGTTCGGCGTGTTGAGCAAAGCGATGTTCGCCGAGCCCAAGCAGCTGATCGAACTGGATCGCGATGGCGACAAGATCGGGCTGGGCGACACCACGGTGACTGTCGACCACACGCCCGGGCACACCCGCGGCTCGGTGGTCTTCCGGGTCGAAGGTGATGCCGCGGAGGTGGTGTTCAGCGGGGACACTCTGTTTCAGAACTCGGTCGGCCGCACCGACCTGCCCGGAGGCAGCGGCCGTGATCTGCTGACCTCGATCGTCGACAAGCTGCTGATCCTCGACGACGCGACCGTGGTGCTGCCCGGCCACGGACCCAAGACCACCATCGGCGCGGAGCGCCGTTACAACCCGTTCCTAGAAGGGCTGAGTGCGTGA
- a CDS encoding peptidylprolyl isomerase — protein sequence MPTNSERRAAAKRNLDQQVQQRAEAARKQRRLLMILGAAAAVLLIAGVVFVVLRDNDPGNVNASGSSDSSTSESAESSATPGAAGQLPKFTASPQLGADCQYPKARPATKAVEPPRSGKVPTDPAEVSVSMMTDQGPIGLMLNNAQSPCTVNSFISLAAKDFFKDTQCHRLTTSPMLSVLQCGDPAGDGTGGPGYEFDNEYPTDQYSLGDPAAQQPVTYPRGTVAMANAGPGTNGSQFFLVYKDSMLPPQYTVFGKIQDDGLATLDKIAAAGVQGGGEDGPPATKVTVKSVLPD from the coding sequence GTGCCCACGAACTCAGAGCGGCGTGCCGCCGCCAAGCGCAATCTGGACCAACAGGTGCAGCAGCGTGCCGAGGCAGCCCGCAAGCAGCGCCGGCTGCTGATGATCCTCGGCGCCGCGGCGGCGGTACTGCTGATCGCCGGGGTGGTGTTCGTGGTGCTGCGCGACAACGATCCGGGCAACGTCAACGCGAGCGGCTCCTCGGACTCGAGCACCTCGGAGTCCGCGGAATCCTCCGCGACGCCGGGGGCGGCGGGGCAGCTGCCGAAGTTCACCGCATCGCCGCAGCTGGGCGCCGACTGCCAGTACCCCAAGGCGCGTCCGGCCACCAAGGCCGTCGAGCCGCCGCGGTCCGGCAAGGTCCCGACCGACCCGGCCGAGGTCAGCGTGTCGATGATGACCGACCAGGGCCCCATCGGGTTGATGCTCAACAACGCCCAATCCCCTTGCACCGTCAACAGTTTCATCAGCCTGGCGGCCAAGGACTTCTTCAAAGACACCCAGTGCCACCGGCTGACCACATCGCCGATGCTCAGCGTGCTGCAATGTGGGGATCCGGCCGGCGACGGCACCGGCGGCCCGGGCTATGAGTTCGACAACGAGTACCCCACCGACCAGTACTCCTTGGGCGACCCCGCAGCCCAGCAGCCGGTCACCTATCCTCGTGGCACGGTGGCGATGGCCAACGCCGGACCCGGCACCAACGGCAGCCAGTTCTTCCTGGTCTACAAGGATTCGATGCTGCCGCCGCAGTACACGGTGTTCGGCAAGATTCAGGACGACGGCCTGGCCACCCTGGACAAGATCGCCGCGGCCGGCGTGCAGGGCGGCGGTGAAGACGGCCCGCCGGCGACCAAGGTGACCGTCAAGTCGGTGCTGCCCGACTAA
- a CDS encoding RelA/SpoT family protein gives MAVSEAIAQDSPTERTDLLKVPTSASRRVRARIARRITAQRGALSPVLEPLVAVHRQYYPKANLALLQRAYEVAEQRHATQLRHSGDPYITHPVAVATILAELGMDTITLVAALLHDTVEDTGYTLEALAGEFGDEVAHLVDGVTKLDKVVLGTAAEAETIRKMVIAMARDPRVLVIKVADRLHNMRTIRFLAPEKQARKARETLEVIAPLAHRLGMATVKWELEDLSFAILHPKRYEEIVRLVADRAPSRDTYLAKVRAEIVNTLAKSKITATVEGRPKHYWSIYQKMIVRGRDFDDIYDLVGLRILCDEIRDCYAAVGVVHSLWQPMAGRFKDYIAQPRYGVYQSLHTTVIGPEGKPLEIQIRTREMHRTAEYGIAAHWRYKEAKGRNGVPHLGTAAEIDDMAWMRQLLDWQREAADPGEFLESLRYDLAVKEIFVFTPKGDVITLPTGSTPVDFAYAVHTEVGHRCIGARVNGRLVALERKLENGEVVEVFTSKAQNAGPSRDWQQFVVSPRAKAKIRQWFAKERREEALESGKDAMAREVRRAGLPLQRLVNGESMAAVARELHYSDVSALYTAVGENHISAHHVVQRLVAQLGGVDQAEEDLAERSTPLTISRRERHTDDVGVAVPGATGVLTKLAKCCTPVPGDEIMGFVTRGGGVSVHRTDCTNADALRQQDERIIEVKWAPSPSSVFLVAIQVEALDRHRLLSDITKVLADEKVNILSASVTTSRDRVAISRFTFEMGDPKHLGHLLNVVRNVEGVYDVYRVTSAA, from the coding sequence GTGGCGGTGTCGGAGGCCATCGCCCAGGACTCGCCCACCGAGCGCACCGACCTGCTCAAGGTCCCGACCAGCGCCTCCCGGCGGGTGCGGGCCCGAATTGCCCGACGCATCACCGCCCAACGTGGCGCGCTCAGCCCGGTGCTGGAGCCGCTGGTGGCGGTGCACCGGCAGTACTATCCGAAAGCCAATCTGGCGCTGCTCCAACGCGCCTACGAGGTCGCCGAGCAGCGGCACGCCACCCAGCTGCGCCACTCGGGGGACCCCTACATCACCCACCCGGTGGCTGTTGCCACCATCCTGGCCGAGCTGGGCATGGACACCATCACGTTGGTGGCCGCGCTGCTGCACGACACCGTCGAGGACACCGGCTACACCTTGGAGGCGCTGGCCGGTGAGTTCGGCGACGAGGTCGCTCACCTGGTCGACGGGGTGACCAAGCTGGACAAGGTGGTGCTGGGCACGGCCGCCGAGGCCGAGACCATCCGCAAGATGGTCATCGCGATGGCGCGTGACCCGCGGGTGCTGGTGATCAAGGTGGCCGACCGGCTGCACAACATGCGCACCATCCGCTTCCTGGCGCCCGAGAAACAAGCCCGCAAGGCACGCGAGACACTGGAAGTCATTGCGCCGCTGGCACATCGGCTGGGCATGGCCACCGTCAAGTGGGAGCTCGAGGATCTGTCGTTCGCGATCCTGCACCCCAAGCGCTATGAGGAGATCGTGCGGCTGGTGGCCGACCGCGCGCCGTCACGCGACACCTACTTGGCCAAGGTGCGCGCCGAGATCGTCAACACGCTGGCGAAGTCGAAGATCACCGCGACCGTCGAAGGCCGGCCGAAGCACTACTGGTCGATCTATCAGAAGATGATTGTCCGCGGCCGCGACTTCGACGACATCTACGACCTGGTGGGGCTGCGGATTCTCTGCGACGAGATCCGGGACTGCTACGCCGCCGTCGGCGTCGTGCACTCGCTGTGGCAGCCGATGGCCGGCCGGTTCAAGGACTACATCGCCCAACCGCGCTACGGGGTCTACCAGTCGCTGCACACCACCGTGATCGGTCCGGAGGGCAAACCGCTGGAGATCCAGATCCGCACCCGGGAGATGCACCGCACCGCCGAATACGGGATCGCCGCCCACTGGCGTTACAAAGAGGCCAAGGGCCGCAACGGTGTTCCGCACCTGGGCACCGCCGCCGAGATCGACGACATGGCCTGGATGCGCCAGCTGCTGGACTGGCAGCGGGAGGCGGCCGACCCGGGTGAGTTCCTCGAGTCGCTGCGCTATGACCTGGCCGTCAAAGAGATCTTCGTGTTCACGCCCAAGGGTGACGTCATCACCCTGCCCACCGGCTCCACACCCGTCGACTTCGCCTATGCGGTGCACACCGAGGTCGGTCACCGCTGTATCGGTGCCCGCGTCAACGGCCGGCTGGTGGCGCTGGAGCGCAAGCTCGAAAACGGGGAAGTGGTCGAGGTTTTCACCTCGAAGGCGCAGAACGCCGGGCCGTCGCGGGACTGGCAGCAGTTCGTGGTGTCGCCGCGGGCCAAGGCCAAGATCCGCCAGTGGTTCGCCAAGGAGCGTCGCGAGGAGGCCCTGGAGTCCGGCAAGGACGCGATGGCCCGCGAGGTGCGCCGGGCCGGTCTGCCGCTGCAACGACTGGTCAACGGCGAGTCGATGGCGGCGGTGGCCCGCGAACTGCATTACAGCGATGTGTCCGCGCTCTACACCGCCGTCGGCGAGAACCACATCTCGGCGCACCACGTGGTGCAGCGGCTGGTGGCCCAGCTCGGTGGGGTGGACCAGGCCGAGGAGGATCTGGCCGAACGCTCCACGCCGCTGACCATTTCGCGCCGCGAGCGTCACACCGACGACGTCGGTGTTGCGGTTCCCGGCGCCACCGGCGTGTTGACCAAGCTGGCCAAGTGCTGCACCCCGGTGCCCGGCGACGAGATCATGGGTTTCGTCACCCGCGGCGGCGGGGTGAGCGTACATCGCACCGACTGCACCAATGCCGACGCGCTGCGCCAACAAGACGAACGGATCATCGAGGTCAAGTGGGCGCCGTCGCCCTCGTCGGTGTTCCTGGTCGCCATCCAGGTCGAGGCGCTGGACCGGCACCGGCTGCTGTCGGACATCACCAAGGTGCTCGCCGACGAGAAGGTCAACATCTTGTCGGCCTCGGTCACCACCTCACGGGACCGGGTGGCGATCAGCCGGTTCACCTTCGAGATGGGCGACCCCAAGCATCTGGGCCACCTGCTCAACGTGGTCCGCAATGTCGAGGGCGTCTACGACGTCTACCGGGTGACGTCGGCGGCTTGA
- a CDS encoding adenine phosphoribosyltransferase encodes MNQAGPAAGPGQIIASLIREVADFPTPGIAFKDLTPVFADAAGLAVVTDALARAAAGADLVAGIDARGFLLAGAVADRLGVGALAVRKGGKLPPPVLSEHYQLEYGTAVLEIPADGIELAGRRVVILDDVLATGGTLAATRRLLCRAGAEVVAAAVVLELAGLGGRAAVAPLQLASLHRI; translated from the coding sequence GTGAACCAGGCCGGGCCTGCGGCAGGCCCCGGTCAGATCATCGCGTCGCTGATCCGTGAGGTGGCGGACTTTCCCACACCGGGAATCGCCTTCAAGGACCTGACTCCGGTCTTCGCCGACGCCGCCGGACTGGCCGTGGTCACCGATGCGCTGGCTCGAGCCGCTGCCGGCGCTGATCTGGTGGCCGGTATCGACGCACGCGGGTTTCTGCTGGCCGGGGCGGTCGCCGACCGGCTCGGGGTGGGCGCGCTGGCGGTCCGCAAGGGCGGCAAGCTGCCACCGCCGGTGCTCTCGGAGCACTATCAGCTCGAGTATGGAACCGCTGTGTTGGAGATTCCGGCCGACGGAATCGAGTTGGCCGGGCGGCGGGTGGTGATCCTCGACGACGTGCTGGCCACCGGCGGTACCCTGGCCGCTACACGGCGATTGTTGTGTCGGGCGGGAGCCGAGGTGGTTGCGGCGGCGGTGGTGCTGGAGCTGGCGGGGCTGGGCGGACGCGCCGCCGTGGCACCGTTGCAGCTGGCCAGCCTGCACCGGATTTAG